A stretch of the Corylus avellana chromosome ca6, CavTom2PMs-1.0 genome encodes the following:
- the LOC132184186 gene encoding cyclin-A1-1-like, whose amino-acid sequence MSTQNRRSSFSSSTSSSLAKRLASSSSSSLPKRFASSSSSSENVGKTTLTKKRAPLADLTNAKNAAHVASRSFVPSCAPVSSATKISMAKKGPPASTGIMGFSGRNFAASSSVKSSALVPCSKVTSLPSSDETVPSTAAIPASCSMDVSPSKSDGLSVSLDETMSTCDSFKSPEVEYIDNNDVPAVDSINRKTFSNLFISDHDEKTGNICNRDVLAEIEADDEIVNVDNKYMDPQLCATFACDIYKHLRASEAKKRPSTDFMEKIQKDINTSMRAILIDWLVEVAEEYRLVPDTLYLTVNYIDRYLSGNAMNRQRLQLLGVASMMIASKYEEICAPQVEEFCYITDNTYFKEEVLEMESAVLNYLKFEMTAPTTKCFLRRFVRAAQGINEVPCLQLECLANYIAELSLLEYSMLCHAPSLIAASAIFLAQYILYPAKRPWNSTLQHYTRYKPSDLSNCVKDLHHLCCNSHSSSLPAIKEKYSQHKYKYVAKKNCPPTIPPEFFQN is encoded by the exons ATGTCGACCCAGAATCGCCGTTCGTCGTTTTCATCGTCGACGTCATCATCCTTGGCGAAGCGGCTCGCCTCGTCTTCCTCATCGTCCTTGCCAAAGCGGTTCGCCTCCTCGTCTTCGTCGTCGGAGAATGTGGGAAAGACTACGTTGACAAAGAAGCGAGCTCCACTCGCTGACCTGACCAATGCCAAGAACGCGGCTCACGTTGCTTCACGGAGCTTCGTCCCATCTTGTGCTCCG GTGTCATCCGCAACTAAAATTTCCATGGCAAAGAAGGGACCTCCTGCTAGCACCGGTATAATGGGATTTTCGGGGAGAAATTTTGCTGCATCCTCGAGTGTTAAATCAAGTGCACTTGTTCCTTGTAGCAAGGTTACATCTTTACCCAGCAGTGATGAAACTGTCCCCAGCACTGCTGCCATTCCTGCATCGTGCAGCATGGATGTTTCTCCAAGTAAATCAGATGGGCTTTCAGTTTCTTTGGATGAAACCATGTCTACTTGTGATTCTTTCAAGAGCCCTGAAGTTGAATACATCGATAACAATGATGTTCCAGCAGTTGATTCTATCAACAGAAAGACATTTAGCAACCTCTTCATTTCAGACCATGATGAAAAAACAG GGAATATCTGCAATAGAGATGTCCTTGCAGAGATAGAAGCAGATGATGAAATTGTTAATGTTGATAACAAATACATGGATCCACAGCTTTGTGCAACCTTTGCTTGTGATATTTACAAGCACTTGCGTGCGTCTGAG GCAAAGAAAAGGCCTTCCACAGACTTCATGGAGAAAATTCAGAAGGACATTAATACCAGCATGCGAGCAATATTGATAGATTGGCTTGTGGAG GTGGCTGAAGAGTACAGGCTTGTACCTGACACATTATATTTGACTGTAAACTACATAGATCGGTATCTTTCAGGGAATGCGATGAATAGGCAACGGTTACAGTTACTTGGTGTCGCCTCCATGATGATTGCCTC AAAATATGAGGAGATTTGTGCACCCCAGGTGGAAGAGTTCTGTTACATAACCGATAACACCTACTTCAAGGAAGAG GTTTTGGAAATGGAATCTGCTGTTTTGAATTACTTGAAGTTTGAAATGACAGCTCCAACAACTAAATGTTTCTTGAG GCGATTTGTTCGTGCAGCTCAAGGGATCAATGAG GTTCCATGCTTGCAGTTAGAGTGCTTAGCCAACTACATTGCAGAGTTATCTCTCTTAGAGTACAGCATGCTCTGCCATGCCCCTTCACTTATAGCTGCTTCGGCAATTTTCTTGGCCCAATATATACTTTACCCTGCAAAGAGACCATGG AATTCCACCTTGCAGCATTACACACGTTACAAGCCTTCTGATTTGAGTAACTGCGTCAAGGATCTCCACCACCTGTGCTGTAATAGCCATAGTTCTAGCTTACCCGCTATAAAGGAGAAATACAGTCAGCATAAG TACAAATATGTAGCAAAGAAGAATTGCCCTCCTACGATACCTCCAGAGTTTTTCCAGAATTGA